The Rhodocytophaga rosea genome has a segment encoding these proteins:
- a CDS encoding homogentisate 1,2-dioxygenase — MSYYYKLGDIPHKRHTQFRQPDGSLYKEEVVSSKGFSGIYSILYHKNPPTKVKQVQEPVPFGFTLAHQYPLKHTHLKTSVVEATGADYLDSRKTLMANHDVALSICNPTGKSMDYFYKNGESDEVLFIHDGSGELISQFGKLRFEQGDYIVIPRTTIYKLQFDEAPVRMLIIESTGPIETVKRYRNELGQLLEHSPYCERDIRPPSELNIEDSTGEYLVKIKKGGYLHQYVYEFSPLDVVGWDGYLYPYALSIHDFEPITGRIHQPPPVHQTFQAHNFVICSFVPRLFDYHPLSIPAPYNHSNIDSDEVLYYVEGNFMSRKGIDRASFTLHPGGLPHGPHPGTVEASIGATKTNELAVMVDTFRPLILTEEALPYVDEKYPMSWNG, encoded by the coding sequence ATGAGTTATTATTATAAATTAGGAGACATCCCCCACAAACGGCATACCCAGTTCCGGCAGCCAGATGGCAGTTTGTATAAGGAAGAAGTAGTTAGTTCTAAAGGTTTCAGTGGAATTTATTCTATCCTGTATCATAAAAATCCGCCTACTAAAGTAAAACAAGTACAAGAGCCTGTTCCGTTTGGTTTTACACTGGCACATCAGTATCCGCTTAAACATACCCATCTGAAAACTTCTGTGGTAGAGGCAACCGGCGCAGATTATCTGGATTCCCGCAAAACCCTGATGGCCAACCATGATGTAGCCTTATCTATCTGCAATCCTACAGGAAAAAGTATGGATTATTTTTACAAAAATGGCGAATCCGATGAGGTACTATTTATACATGATGGGAGTGGTGAACTCATTTCTCAGTTTGGTAAACTACGTTTTGAGCAAGGCGATTATATAGTAATTCCCAGAACGACCATTTATAAGCTCCAGTTTGATGAAGCTCCGGTACGTATGCTTATTATTGAGTCTACCGGTCCGATAGAAACGGTGAAAAGATACCGTAATGAACTGGGGCAATTGCTGGAACATTCGCCCTATTGCGAACGGGATATCCGTCCGCCTAGTGAATTAAATATAGAGGATAGCACAGGAGAATACCTGGTGAAAATAAAAAAGGGCGGATATTTGCACCAATATGTATATGAATTCAGTCCGCTGGATGTAGTAGGCTGGGATGGATATTTGTATCCCTATGCACTCTCGATTCACGATTTTGAGCCCATCACTGGCCGTATTCACCAGCCGCCTCCGGTGCATCAGACCTTCCAGGCACATAATTTTGTGATCTGCTCCTTTGTACCCCGTTTATTCGATTACCATCCGCTTTCCATTCCTGCGCCCTATAACCATTCCAATATAGATTCGGATGAGGTGTTATATTATGTAGAAGGCAATTTTATGAGCCGCAAAGGAATTGATCGTGCATCTTTTACATTGCATCCTGGCGGTTTGCCGCATGGCCCACATCCCGGAACAGTAGAAGCCAGCATTGGCGCTACCAAAACCAATGAACTGGCGGTTATGGTAGATACGTTCCGACCCTTAATTCTGACAGAAGAAGCTTTACCTTATGTAGATGAAAAATACCCTATGAGCTGGAATGGGTAG
- a CDS encoding energy transducer TonB: MNQSSCKYQISILLISMLVSIASELYSQDFHNIDQRDTTIYLSVDSYPKLITLEREYEISNLSAFVNQHLKWPRTSLDCEGRVFISFIVEKNGSLSNKKFAKRLCEGFDEKAMDVIDLMNTWQPGIINGAPVRTLVTIPIKFSL, encoded by the coding sequence ATGAATCAAAGTAGTTGCAAATACCAAATAAGCATATTGCTAATTAGTATGTTGGTAAGCATAGCTTCTGAACTTTATTCTCAAGATTTTCATAACATCGATCAAAGGGATACAACTATTTATTTATCAGTTGATTCTTATCCTAAATTGATTACACTGGAGCGAGAATATGAGATTTCTAACCTATCAGCGTTTGTCAACCAACATTTAAAATGGCCAAGGACAAGTCTAGATTGTGAAGGAAGAGTTTTTATTTCTTTCATAGTAGAAAAAAATGGAAGCTTAAGTAATAAGAAGTTCGCAAAAAGACTATGTGAGGGGTTTGATGAAAAAGCAATGGATGTTATAGATTTGATGAATACTTGGCAACCAGGAATTATTAATGGAGCACCGGTAAGAACCTTAGTGACCATTCCAATAAAATTTAGCTTATAA